AAAGCAAAGCTGACTTTATTCACAAATTATCAATTTCCTTAAAAGAGGCCAATGAGTCAGACTATTGGATTGAATTACTTTTCAGACCTGATTATCTTGATGAAAGAGAGTTTTATTCTTTAAAATCTGATATTGACGAAATTCTTAAACTTCTGGTTTCTATTATTAAAACTTCTAAAAGCAATAAATAATGGGGGTTGAAAAATTATCAACTATCAATTCTCCATTATCAATTAATTTTGGTAGCAAAAAAATAGATTTTCAAGTGGAATATTCCGCTAGAAAAACACTTGGAATAACTGTAACTCCAGATTTGAATGT
This genomic window from Bacteroidota bacterium contains:
- a CDS encoding four helix bundle protein, whose product is MKSNIIKTKSFDFALRIVKLYQYLTDSKNEYVLSKQLLRSGTAIGALVRESEHAESKADFIHKLSISLKEANESDYWIELLFRPDYLDEREFYSLKSDIDEILKLLVSIIKTSKSNK